Proteins encoded by one window of Nitrospira sp.:
- the htpX gene encoding protease HtpX, with amino-acid sequence MKWLKGIGLFLIANFLIYLTLSFTANLLVNTVLPAFGIDVRGVFSQQLLVWSLVIGFGGAFISLAFSKQMARAMLDCEQITQPRTQAEHVIFGSVQEIAQRLGITMPEVWVYSSPDPNAFATGPSKNNSMVAVSTGLLQNLKDTEVKAVLAHEMGHVYNGDMFTTTVLAGLMNTFVHYISNFLSSMVGQPSGQDREEGSSAGNPILGLVVYIVLQVVLSFLAMIVVSWHSRRREFAADAFAAKVYGKDSMIGALRGIDRWVSRTQFQPSGQDALATMKISGNTSGFMHLLATHPPIEERVAALEQL; translated from the coding sequence ATGAAGTGGCTTAAGGGCATTGGGCTCTTCTTAATTGCGAACTTCTTAATCTATCTGACGCTCTCGTTCACGGCCAACCTGCTGGTCAATACGGTGCTCCCGGCATTCGGCATCGATGTGCGCGGGGTGTTTAGCCAGCAACTCCTCGTCTGGTCGCTTGTAATCGGATTCGGCGGCGCGTTCATCAGTTTGGCCTTCTCGAAACAGATGGCCCGCGCGATGCTCGACTGCGAGCAGATCACCCAGCCCCGGACGCAGGCGGAGCATGTGATCTTTGGATCGGTCCAGGAGATTGCTCAACGGTTGGGGATTACCATGCCCGAAGTCTGGGTCTACAGCTCACCGGACCCCAACGCGTTTGCCACCGGTCCCAGCAAGAACAACTCCATGGTCGCTGTCTCCACCGGGCTGCTACAGAATTTGAAGGACACTGAAGTGAAGGCCGTGCTCGCCCATGAGATGGGACACGTCTATAACGGCGATATGTTCACAACCACGGTACTCGCCGGGCTCATGAACACCTTCGTGCACTACATCAGCAATTTCCTCTCCAGCATGGTGGGGCAACCCTCGGGGCAGGACCGGGAAGAAGGCAGCTCCGCAGGCAACCCGATTCTGGGCTTGGTGGTCTACATCGTCTTGCAAGTGGTGCTCTCGTTCCTCGCCATGATCGTCGTAAGCTGGCATTCACGCCGTCGTGAGTTTGCCGCCGATGCCTTTGCAGCCAAGGTCTATGGGAAAGACTCGATGATCGGGGCGTTGCGCGGCATCGATCGATGGGTCAGCCGCACGCAGTTTCAGCCCAGCGGCCAGGATGCGTTGGCTACGATGAAGATATCCGGAAACACCTCAGGATTCATGCATCTCCTCGCCACACACCCGCCGATCGAAGAGCGGGTCGCGGCGCTAGAACAGCTCTAA
- a CDS encoding cupredoxin domain-containing protein translates to MGACRLIGAVGLIIALQIAVAQAADVPQPGPPFVVPLAADGIQRATITLDSYSYTPNHVIVESGKPVELILTSITTITPHNFIIKELSVEQDVSAGKTVVVKFTPTQTGVFPIYCDKRLWPLPSHRDKGMEGKFEVK, encoded by the coding sequence ATGGGAGCGTGTAGGCTGATCGGTGCGGTTGGGTTGATAATCGCTTTGCAGATTGCGGTTGCCCAGGCTGCGGATGTTCCCCAGCCGGGTCCGCCCTTTGTCGTTCCTCTGGCGGCTGATGGGATTCAACGCGCCACGATCACTCTCGACAGCTACTCCTATACGCCCAACCATGTCATTGTCGAATCGGGGAAGCCGGTGGAATTGATCTTGACGAGTATTACGACCATTACGCCGCATAACTTTATTATCAAGGAGCTCTCTGTCGAGCAGGACGTGTCGGCAGGGAAGACCGTCGTCGTCAAATTCACACCGACGCAGACGGGTGTGTTTCCTATCTATTGTGACAAGCGTCTCTGGCCCCTGCCCAGCCATCGCGACAAGGGGATGGAAGGCAAGTTCGAAGTAAAGTAG
- a CDS encoding MFS transporter → MNSAIPAALTQESVETAAAHDSGRRFGLRDGIFQATTQGAGEQYLSAFALMLHATPFQLSLLSALPQLLGTWTQFVSVKVSHWFPHRKTHVLWGIIGQSIAWLPILTLPLLFPQWGPWLLVAGSALYFGATHFTSPAWISLITDLLSANERGAYFARRSRLMAITSFAALCLGGALLSLFEHYDRLWVGFTLLFLIAGVFRSLSALSLAKVTDLPIQHEEPASRGFLAFLRTGTSRDFRHFLLFSGLMHLAVLISGPFFVIYMLQDLHLSYWAYGTWAAAAIVGQFVTLPGWGEFGDRFGNKALLTFTGLLVAFLPMLYLISTTWLFLVLVNFFGGVVWAGLSLGLSNYVFDAVRPADRAKAVAVSSTVNAIGWAMGTLVGSWLIGTVPGDLRFGSLHIDPVSNLPFIFFISGSLRLVISLALLRTFHEPRRVEQRTSARLFLELPLIKPLGALLLRLPE, encoded by the coding sequence ATGAATTCAGCCATTCCCGCTGCCTTGACTCAGGAATCAGTCGAAACAGCCGCCGCGCATGATTCAGGCCGGCGGTTTGGTCTGCGCGACGGCATCTTTCAGGCCACGACACAGGGGGCCGGCGAGCAATATCTTTCGGCCTTTGCCCTCATGCTCCACGCCACCCCGTTTCAGTTGAGCCTGCTCTCCGCGCTCCCCCAGCTGCTCGGCACATGGACCCAATTCGTGTCCGTGAAAGTGTCTCATTGGTTTCCCCATCGCAAAACGCACGTACTCTGGGGCATCATCGGCCAGTCTATCGCCTGGCTGCCCATTCTGACACTTCCGCTCCTCTTCCCCCAATGGGGGCCATGGCTGCTCGTCGCCGGATCGGCTCTCTACTTTGGGGCGACCCATTTCACCTCCCCTGCCTGGATAAGCCTGATCACCGATCTACTCAGCGCCAACGAGCGAGGCGCCTATTTTGCCCGGCGCTCGCGACTCATGGCCATCACGAGTTTTGCAGCGCTTTGCTTAGGCGGCGCACTCCTCAGTCTCTTCGAACACTATGACCGCCTCTGGGTCGGATTCACCCTGCTCTTCCTGATCGCAGGAGTGTTCCGCAGCCTATCCGCGCTCTCGCTGGCCAAGGTCACCGATCTCCCGATCCAACACGAAGAACCGGCAAGCCGGGGGTTTCTTGCCTTTCTCCGCACCGGCACCTCGAGGGACTTCCGCCACTTCCTTCTCTTTTCAGGCCTGATGCACCTCGCCGTGTTGATCTCCGGTCCGTTCTTCGTGATCTATATGCTGCAGGACTTGCATCTCTCGTACTGGGCCTACGGTACCTGGGCCGCTGCCGCCATTGTCGGCCAGTTTGTGACCCTCCCTGGTTGGGGCGAATTCGGAGACCGTTTTGGGAACAAGGCGCTGCTCACCTTTACAGGATTGCTCGTGGCGTTTCTCCCCATGCTGTATCTGATCAGCACGACTTGGCTGTTTCTGGTGCTCGTGAATTTTTTTGGAGGGGTGGTCTGGGCGGGATTGTCGCTCGGGCTGAGCAACTACGTCTTCGATGCCGTGCGTCCGGCGGATCGGGCAAAAGCGGTGGCTGTCTCAAGCACCGTGAATGCGATCGGATGGGCCATGGGCACGCTTGTCGGCAGTTGGCTCATCGGCACCGTGCCGGGGGATCTCCGATTCGGATCTCTTCACATTGATCCTGTATCGAATCTCCCATTTATCTTCTTCATCTCAGGAAGCCTGCGACTCGTCATCTCTCTCGCCTTACTCCGAACGTTTCACGAACCCCGGCGAGTCGAACAGCGAACCTCGGCGCGATTATTTCTGGAACTCCCGCTGATCAAACCCCTGGGCGCGCTACTCCTTCGACTGCCGGAGTAA
- a CDS encoding glutathione peroxidase, with the protein MMNTFLTAASLATLMSGLFMAIPAVQAEPEGLLMTAKTTSLYDFTMDDIDGKPVNLGHYRGKALLVVNTASFCGNTPQYTELEAIYEQYHDKGFEILAFPANNFGQQEPGTNAEIKGFCLTKYSVSFPLFSKISVKGSDKHPLYQYLTEKSPFPGEVEWNFQKYLVDRNGNVVARFPHRMKPSSPEIIKEVERVLATK; encoded by the coding sequence ATGATGAACACATTCCTCACTGCAGCATCTCTAGCGACGCTCATGAGCGGGCTCTTCATGGCGATCCCTGCTGTGCAAGCTGAACCGGAAGGACTACTGATGACGGCGAAAACGACCAGCCTCTATGACTTCACGATGGACGATATCGATGGGAAACCGGTCAACCTCGGACACTACAGAGGCAAGGCGCTTCTGGTCGTCAACACGGCCAGCTTCTGCGGCAATACCCCGCAGTACACAGAGCTTGAAGCCATCTATGAGCAATACCATGACAAGGGGTTTGAGATTCTGGCATTTCCTGCCAACAATTTCGGCCAGCAGGAACCGGGAACAAACGCGGAGATCAAGGGCTTCTGCCTGACGAAGTACAGCGTCAGCTTTCCCCTCTTCAGCAAAATCAGCGTCAAGGGATCGGACAAGCACCCGCTCTATCAATACCTGACTGAAAAAAGTCCGTTCCCCGGCGAAGTGGAATGGAATTTCCAGAAGTACCTGGTCGATCGAAACGGCAATGTCGTGGCGCGCTTTCCGCACCGCATGAAGCCGTCATCGCCTGAAATCATCAAAGAAGTAGAACGGGTACTCGCAACCAAGTAG
- a CDS encoding phytoene/squalene synthase family protein, producing the protein MSRLFYTTLVVVPADVRDQVGLGYLFARAADTIADTDLIDRSRRLDFLSQLKAQFVSDQISWSQIRDIQQAMGPLQQDSSERVLLERLEDCFRLFQDCSPEDRRRIQRLMTTLTQGMELDLGRFPGQSVEDLVALKTLDDLDRYTYYVAGCVGEFWTDLMCAHRKALASWNVKHMSDVGVRFGKGLQLTNIVKDVAHDLQKGRCYIPETMLDEAGLTPRDLLNQANLSRFRPVLSKLVRMATEHLDQGWMYTMSIPRHEMRLRLSCMWPILSAGESLKLVLQSPDLLNPAVKVKIPRSKVYQILALTTFTGACGSVGTAYWGRLRKQIA; encoded by the coding sequence GTGTCCCGCCTGTTCTATACGACGTTAGTCGTAGTTCCGGCAGATGTACGGGATCAGGTCGGCTTGGGCTACTTGTTTGCCCGTGCCGCCGACACGATCGCCGATACGGATCTGATTGATCGTTCGCGGCGTCTCGACTTCCTCAGTCAGTTGAAAGCGCAGTTTGTGAGCGACCAGATCTCCTGGTCGCAGATTCGTGACATCCAGCAGGCGATGGGCCCGCTCCAGCAGGATTCGTCCGAGCGTGTGCTGCTTGAACGGCTGGAAGACTGTTTTCGACTCTTCCAGGACTGTTCCCCGGAGGATCGCCGTCGTATACAGCGGCTCATGACGACACTGACGCAGGGCATGGAGTTGGACCTCGGCCGCTTTCCCGGACAGTCGGTCGAAGATCTCGTGGCGTTGAAGACGCTCGACGATCTGGATCGTTATACCTATTACGTGGCCGGTTGCGTCGGCGAGTTCTGGACCGATCTCATGTGCGCCCATCGAAAAGCGTTGGCCTCATGGAATGTGAAGCACATGTCTGACGTGGGCGTGCGGTTCGGGAAAGGACTGCAGCTCACGAACATTGTGAAAGATGTCGCGCACGATCTGCAGAAGGGGCGCTGCTACATTCCGGAGACGATGCTGGATGAGGCGGGGCTCACGCCGCGCGACCTGCTGAACCAGGCCAATCTGTCACGCTTTCGGCCGGTCTTGAGCAAGCTGGTCCGCATGGCCACGGAGCATCTCGATCAGGGCTGGATGTATACCATGTCGATTCCGCGCCACGAAATGCGGCTCCGGCTGTCCTGCATGTGGCCGATCCTGTCAGCCGGCGAATCGCTCAAGCTGGTGTTGCAGTCGCCGGATCTGTTGAATCCCGCCGTGAAAGTGAAGATCCCGCGCAGTAAGGTCTATCAGATCCTGGCACTCACCACCTTCACTGGTGCCTGCGGCTCTGTCGGAACG